The following are encoded together in the Ictalurus punctatus breed USDA103 chromosome 1, Coco_2.0, whole genome shotgun sequence genome:
- the LOC108266426 gene encoding carcinoembryonic antigen-related cell adhesion molecule 5 isoform X2: protein MDLHAVCCSLLLLSCTGVCFGKELLLPEIINTAVGENVVITPISIPDRPHLSINWIFNEITILYGPPSGITIYPPYTDRVSMDPTTYALELRSLTESDIGTYSLIVQTPTKIFKSKTSLHVFVPPSNVIIVPSKTELVEFSSTVSLVCSASGSFLSFIWLNGSSEVRSGERVQLTDNNSSLTITSGIRYDTGPYQCEASSIYGKARSPPLKLTIYYGPENVAVEADPVRPFYSSGSNLILTCSAESNPAAEFQWAVNGAKLGEMGQELRLSNIQSSQSGNYTCIAYNKQSLHYSNSEHISVTVLEKISGAALTGPTDDLIEDVSSATLTCKASGTIYSAEWMKDNQKLSASDNITFSNDNRSVMISPVRRRDSGEYQCALSNPFSSDTATYRMIVNFGPDNVIIDGPLEVEEGNKLTLSCRSESTPNASYKWMFNGTLPEVNTAVFTVEQVTSMHTGNYTCIASNPVTRCNASASHVLEVKAGRLSH from the exons ATGGATTTACACGCTGTGTGCTGCTCTCTGCTTCTGCTGTCATGTACAG GAGTATGTTTTGGAAAAGAGCTGTTATTACCTGAGATAATAAATACAGCAGTTGGGGAGAATGTGGTGATTACCCCAATCAGTATTCCGGATCGCCCACATTTGTCGATCAATTGGATTTTTAATGAGATCACCATTCTTTATGGACCTCCAAGTGGAATTACAATATATCCGCCATACACTGACAGAGTCAGTATGGACCCCACCACTTATGCTCTGGAGCTCAGGAGCCTGACTGAGAGTGATATTGGAACATATTCTCTGATTGTACAAACTCCGACAAAGATATTCAAAAGTAAAACCTCACTGCATGTGTTTG TGCCACCCTCCAATGTTATCATAGTACCAAGTAAAACAGAGCTGGttgaattcagcagcactgtgagTCTCGTCTGCTCTGCATCTGGctcctttctttcatttatttggcTGAATGGCAGCTCTGAGGTAAGATCAGGGGAGCGAGTTCAGCTAACAGACAACAACAGCAGTCTGACCATTACTAGTGGGATCAGATATGACACAGGCCCATACCAATGTGAAGCATCCAGCATCTACGGCAAAGCAAGGAGTCCTCCATTGAAGCTCACCATTTACT ATGGTCCAGAAAATGTTGCTGTTGAAGCAGATCCAGTGAGACCCTTCTACAGCTCTGGGTCAAACCTCATACTGACCTGCTCGGCTGAGTCCAACCCTGCTGCTGAGTTTCAGTGGGCTGTGAATGGAGCAAAGCTCGGTGAAATGGGCCAAGAGCTCAGACTGAGCAACATTCAGAGCAGTCAGAGTGGCAATTACACCTGCATCGCCTATAACAAGCAGAGCCTGCATTACTCCAATTCTGAACACATCAGCGTCACTGTACTAG AAAAAATATCTGGAGCAGCACTTACTGGACCAACAGATGATCTAATAGAAGATGTTTCCTCTGCTACATTAACCTGTAAGGCAAGTGGAACCATCTACAGTGCTGAATGGATGAAAGATAATCAGAAACTGTCAGCTAGCGACAACATCACATTCTCGAATGATAACAGATCAGTGATGATCAGTCCGGTGAGGAGAAGAGACAGTGGTGAATACCAGTGTGCACTCAGCAACCCCTTCAGCTCTGACACTGCAACATACAGAATGATTGTAAACT TTGGACCAGATAATGTGATAATTGATGGACCACTTGAAGTGGAGGAAGGAAACAAATTGACACTGTCTTGCCGTTCTGAATCTACACCAAATGCCTCGTACAAATGGATGTTTAATGGGACTTTACCTGAAGTGAATACAGCTGTATTTACTGTGGAACAGGTCACCTCTATGCACACTGGAAATTACACCTGCATTGCCTCCAATCCTGTAACCAGATGTAATGCCTCTGCATCCCATGTTTTGGAAGTAAAAG ctggaagATTGTCACACTAA